The Bombus fervidus isolate BK054 chromosome 3, iyBomFerv1, whole genome shotgun sequence genome includes a window with the following:
- the Sec16 gene encoding endoplasmic reticulum export factor secretory 16 isoform X4 — MSNPYRARPTRSRIDHSLGYGTHNQNIWNPMSRVPPEVSSNDPVQHQPPLMNQPKQSNDPWNNSWNWDFDKQADNQQQQPLQSERQQQHYVPSYANQGQLIPNSIQDHYYQSVNGNKNDLLNQNSTSNRNIPGTVANRPPIPNHTDSFTSYSNYNQYQQYPPPPPPRTNSIKSGSTNFDQPQWAGDQQSQNVSYLQKSGVQNQKEQASRPTLVGSNYNWMKSNQTNVMIPQNWQKPAAVSGHWQDPKMDKEAQNFDDIGNRYTPPVQQTRPSQHLLPSTENKEYSINDTNDANNWSNQVNISSQWNAQNCESAIPNQSQQITQAYNANDEFNSWPQTNTEVSQSRKKTNDNNATQWLHEQQENNNLIEESVKQEVTGAIATNDWQQNRTITSHHIHSNIIPAAEPNIEHEERKWSAPSLILNSVSSKDSNTQIKTSIAKSYPSDSRLNMSATPETISTVASSENISVQGNNDFNLANDATEWGKSNSTEELPIKLEQLNLGTKVNKNVESQNELKEAQSVNPEDGWNQNTISNNNITPDNISGLPLECAVLGTENAHSNDNQNLISQDHTALNPYQMTNIKSSDNIAQSGYDQWYSQDTLPLSSENTLYSKDNVRPPKEWSIEQNVENYENIQQPSEFINLEVVTPSLQERDIYGSRDSINKETLDNDPKPVPNSAKEVASTRDFRQEISNIEVPSVQQSTRSHSLLQAEQVPDNYEFASNDRNTFLETGELTDSHQEHEPSPPSQDDENDEVPNDIPFLREVPGQSSSIDPRRNDPTGQEQYVQTGQRLSDPRRNDPSGQEQGLQLRSMSERSERRDVPPGQERNVPLLSRSDSDTMERRNDPSGRERSLPPQQSRNDPSGEERYQSQSQIMLEPSETREIPGRGNESEDPVQQTEENLRQIPGGASSNEVTQSADDRSNGRVVTGSQEVPSIGSAIQDQTSDSRNKREEAVGASIRESQGIPSASNRRDSYEDEDDEGGSGNSRDDSRERRRDSSSERRRYEYERKSAYYDREREYDDDYYYDRRRGGENDRTYNTRDEFDRREIPYREDDRKHHSRDDLDRHSREEVDRRGRTKEDLDDRDIRRRPDDRRKDRVDDGIRRRERDIRDYDLRYSRDRDYLDRDRRRDDRRPRRYDDYDIRDPYRREYYDDPYSRGSRPSSRSSYNDRDREYYMRSRDPYYPYNGYPGYDYGVHYASNYYAYIENLRRTNPAAYSEWYHKYYANQHQQQHISRGVVNYPEDRASVHSGRSSCDERTTGDKRTLADISMLEDSTTTSARMTPTKFSISHVYGCFSIGSLIHVHPAYPSDGERAKVDIFRLDNLLSHDPVARDLRAYPGPLIKQVGVTHKKTIIEYCENKIKKAASNEEMVDRASYILLYELMIMLIQQNGNVVGVDIAALLLRNKDAYPYDVNKQKSQDSGRRESIISQRSGASVGDSVQGSQDGALTSEKVESKPRKSTEQITDEFRSTLLYGLVQEALEYAMNEGLWGHALFLASKLDKRTHASVMTRFANSLPYHDPLQTLYQLHSGRVPAVVTGISDPRWDDWRPHLAMIISNTSANPEINRRSITTLGDTLSARGDIYAAHFCYVLAQVDFGTYGASNVKLVLIGANHHKAYNVFFSTEAIMLTEIYEYARNLSEPGFTLVDLQTFKFDLVIKMVDHGLIEKALLYIEQIAVNIFNEPSKYKKSFINAVYNLGDRIRYHDPVYKDSIDEATTLTWFNNLAEIVGKCHEGEITENEVYVPQAKQESYNGIQNQEVHEMQQQQQWNTTQAEYREGSTSMMEVATTDTQSEWQPLSLPPNIPDTYDQTMQYTRNNEESCQYQQPQQQDYWTQDSYYQSNYGRNDSTITNWQQSTYSPEQSDIDNSQQQEKWNYKTEREEQTPTFESSQPAISMTPSMRKQYDPLEELDALETPQPASKPAASSKKASEKPVEKKSSNSGGSWFGGLFSKLAPKPRNQMILPDDSNPTIVWDPVAKKWMNKDEDGDSNSATIAPPPKASDMGFRSPVPEQASQPPQSSQPPSQADDTSVNKFKLPRGRSMRANYIDVMNPGGSKNSAVPSSIPTPVTSPMVPMATSSPQLFIPAPVNDPSVPVDFLTSMEATAAVPTNVPENTSQGFSRWSSTSSLSREVQSYTMRDPRFLPQNKKMMIFRDQ, encoded by the exons ATGAGT AATCCTTATAGAGCCAGACCAACTAGGTCTAGAATAGATCACAGCTTAGGCTATGGAACTCATAATCAAAATATATGGAATCCAATGTCTAGAGTACCACCTGAAGTATCGTCAAATGATCCTGTTCAACATCAACCACCACTCATGAATCAGCCAAAACAGTCGAATGATCCTTGGAATAATTCATGGAATTGGGATTTTGACAAACAGGCAGATAATCAGCAACAGCAACCGCTACAGTCAGAACGACAGCAACAGCATTATGTACCTTCTTATGCCAATCAAGGACAGTTGATACCCAATTCTATTCAAGATCATTATTATCAAAGTGTTAACGGTAATAAGAATGATCTACTCAATCAGAATTCGACATCAAACAGAAATATACCAGGGACAGTTGCTAATAGGCCACCAATTCCTAATCATACAGACTCTTTTACATcttattcaaattataatcAATATCAGCAATatccaccaccaccaccacctcgAACAAATTCTATTAAATCTGGATCTACGAATTTCGATCAACCGCAATGGGCAGGTGATCAACAAtctcaaaatgtttcatatttacaaaaGTCAGGTGTTCAAAATCAAAAAGAGCAAGCGTCACGTCCTACTTTAGTTGGTAGCAATTATAATTGGATGAAGTCTAATCAAACAAATGTAATGATTCCACAAAATTGGCAAAAACCAGCTGCTGTATCAGGACATTGGCAGGATCCAAAAATGGACAAGGAGGCACAAAATTTTGATGATATAGGTAATCGATATACACCACCGGTACAACAAACTAGACCAAGCCAGCACCTTCTACCTTCTactgaaaataaagaatattctataaatgATACGAATGATGCAAATAATTGGTCTAATCAAGTTAATATATCTTCTCAATGGAATGCTCAGAACTGCGAATCTGCAATACCTAATCAAAGTCAGCAAATAACACAAGCTTATAATGCTAATGATGAATTTAATTCTTGGCCTCAAACAAATACTGAAGTCTCACAATCTCGGAAAAAGACCAACGACAATAATGCAACTCAATGGTTACATGAACAgcaggaaaataataatttaatagaagAAAGTGTTAAACAAGAAGTTACTGGTGCAATTGCTACAAATGACTGGCAACAAAATCGTACAATAACATCTCATCACATTCATTCTAATATTATTCCAGCAGCAGAACCAAATATAGAAcatgaagaaagaaaatggtcTGCTCCttcgttaattttaaattctgtCAGCTCTAAAGATTCTAATACACAGATAAAAACAAGTATCGCTAAATCATATCCATCTGACTCCCGGCTTAATATGTCCGCTACTCCTGAAACTATATCAACTGTTGCAAgttctgaaaatatttctgtgcAAGGGAACAATGATTTTAATTTAGCAAATGATGCAACAGAATGGGGTAAAAGTAATTCAACTGAGGAGTTGCCTATAAAATTAGAACAGTTAAATCTTGGTactaaagtaaataaaaatgttgaaagtCAAAATGAGTTGAAAGAAGCACAATCTGTTAATCCTGAAGATGGGTGGAATCAAAATACAATttccaataataatattacaccTGATAATATATCTGGATTGCCTTTAGAATGTGCTGTACTCGGTACAGAAAATGCTCATTCCAATGATAATCAAAATCTTATTAGTCAAGATCATACGGCGCTTAATCCATATCAAATGACAAACATTAAGTCTTCAGACAATATAGCACAAAGTGGATATGATCAATGGTACAGCCAGGATACATTGCCACTTTCATCAGAAAATACATTGTATTCGAAAGATAATGTTCGTCCACCAAAAGAATGGAGTATAGAACAAAATGTAGAGAACTATGAAAATATCCAACAGCCTtcagaatttataaatttagaagTAGTCACGCCATCCTTACAAGAACGAGATATATATGGCTCAAGAGATTCTATAAATAAGGAAACTTTAGATAATGATCCTAAACCAGTTCCAAATTCTGCCAAGGAGGTAGCCAGTACACGTGATTTTAGACAGGAAATAAGTAATATTGAAGTACCCTCTGTGCAGCAATCCACACGATCTCATTCCCTTCTTCAGGCAGAACAG gTGCCAGATAATTACGAGTTCGCatcaaacgatagaaataCTTTTCTGGAAACCGGAGAATTAACCGATTCTCATCAAGAACATGAACCGAGTCCACCAAGTCAAGATGATGAAAATGACGAAGTGCCTAATGACATTCCCTTTCTACGCGAAGTACCGGGACAATCAAGCTCCATAGATCCACGTAGAAATGATCCAACCGGGCAAGAACAATATGTTCAGACTGGTCAAAGATTGTCTGATCCAAGAAGAAATGATCCATCTGGTCAAGAGCAAGGTCTTCAGTTAAGAAGTATGTCTGAAAGATCAGAACGGCGCGATGTTCCACCTGGACAAGAAAGAAACGTTCCTTTACTCTCACGATCCGATTCCGACACGATGGAACGCCGAAACGATCCATCTGGCAGAGAACGTTCTCTGCCTCCGCAACAATCACGAAATGATCCATCTGGAGAAGAAAGATATCAGTCACAATCTCAAATTATGCTAGAACCAAGTGAGACACGGGAAATACCTGGAAGAGGTAATGAATCTGAAGATCCTGTTCAGCAGACTGAAGAAAATCTTAGACAAATACCGGGCGGTGCATCTTCCAATGAAGTTACTCAGTCAGCAGATGACAGATCTAATGGAAGAGTAGTTACAGGCTCTCAAGAAGTTCCTTCTATAGGCT CTGCGATACAGGATCAGACCAGTGACTCAAGAAACAAACGCGAGGAAGCTGTTGGCGCATCAATACGCGAGAGTCAAGGAATTCCTAGTGCATCGAATCGTAGAGATTCGTATGAAGATGAGGATGACGAAGGAGGATCCGGAAATAGTAGAGATGATAGCAGAGAAAGACGACGTGACAGTAGCTCGGAACGCCGAAGATACGAATACGAACGAAAAAGCGCGTA TTACGATCGTGAACGGGAATACGATGatgattattattacgatCGCCGACGTGGAGGAGAAAACGATCGAACATATAATACTCGCGATGAATTCGATCGTCGAGAAATTCCTTATCGAGAAGATGACCGCAAGCATCATAGTCGAGACGATCTAGATAGGCATTCGAGAGAAGAGGTCGATAGAAGAGGCAGAACTAAAGAAGATCTAGATGATAGAGACATTAGAAGAAGACCTGACGATCGTAGAAAAGATAGGGTTGATGATGGAATACGACGCAGGGAAAGAGACATTAGAGACTATGATCTACGATATTCTAGAGATCGCGATTATCTTGACCGTGACAGAAGAAGAGACGATAGACGACCAAGACGATACGATGATTACGATATAAGAGATCCATACAGGAGAGAATATTACGACGATCCTTATAGTAGagg TTCTAGACCATCCAGTAGATCCTCCTATAATGACAGAGATCGAGAGTACTACATGCGATCGAGAGATCCGTATTATCCTtataatg GATATCCTGGATACGATTACGGTGTTCATTATGCCAGTAACTATTATGCATACATCGAAAATTTGCGACGTACGAATCCTGCTGCTTATTCGGAATGgtatcataaatattatgCTAATCAACATCAACAACAACATATTTCTCGTGGTGTTGTTAATTATCCTGAAGACAGAGCAAGTGTCCATTCCGGGCGTAGTTCTTGCGACGAAAG aACAACTGGTGATAAACGAACATTAGCTGATATATCTATGCTTGAAGATTCGACAACTACCTCTGCACGTATGACACCAACTAAGTTCTCTATTTCACATGTGTATG GATGTTTCTCTATTGGATCGTTGATACATGTGCATCCAGCTTATCCATCTGATGGTGAAAGAGCCAAAGTAGACATTTTTAGATTGGATAATCTACTTTCACATGATCCAGTAGCACGCGATTTACGTGCCTATCCTGGTCCCCTAATTAAGCAAGT GGGTGTGACTCATAAAAAGACCATTATCGAATATTgtgagaataaaattaaaaaggcaGCGTCAAACGAAGAGATGGTTGATCGTGCTTCATACATACTTTTATATGAACTAATGATTATGTTGATTCAACAAAACGGA AATGTCGTCGGCGTTGATATAGCAGCATTGTTACTCAGAAATAAAGATGCATACCCTTACGATGTAAATAAGCAAAAGTCGCAGGATTCAGGAAGAAGGGAATCGATAATATCTCAAAGATCGGGAGCCTCAGTTGGAGATAGTGTTCAAGGCAGTCAAGATGGTGCATTGACATCCGAAAAAGTCGAAAGTAAGCCACGGAAAAGCACTGAACAAATAACAGACGAATTTAGAAGTACGTTACTTTATGGATTAGTCCAAGAAGCATtag aATATGCAATGAATGAAGGTCTTTGGGGACATGCACTCTTCTTAGCTAGCAAATTGGATAAACGTACGCATGCGTCTGTAATGACACGTTTTGCTAATAGTTTACCGTATCACGATCCACTGCAAACTTTATATCAACTTCATTCTGGCCGTGTGCCAGCTGTTGTTACTGGTATATCGGATCCTCGATGGGACGACTGGAGACCTCATTTAGCAATGATTATATCCAACACATCTGCTAATCCAGAAATTAATCGTCGCTCAATTACAACTCTCGGTGATACACTTTCTGCGCGAGGGGATATTTATGCAGCGCATTTCTGTTACGTACTTGCACAAGTTGATTTTGGTACCTATGGAGCAAGTAATGTAAAACTTGTACTGATCGGTGCAAACCATCATAAAGCATACAATGTATTTTTCTCAACGGAAGCCATTATGCTCACGGAAATATACGAATATGCGAGAAATCTTAGTGAACCAGGTTTTACATTAGTAGATCTACAAACCTTTAAGTTCGACTTGGTAATAAAAATGGTAGATCATGGATTAATAGAGAAAGCTTTACTATATATAGAACAAATTGCAGTAAACATTTTTAACGAACCATCAAAGTACAAAAAGTCGTTTATTAATGCAGTGTATAATTTAGGAGACAGGATTAGGTATCATGATCCTGTCTATAAAGATTCTATCGATGAAGCTACAACTTTAACTTGGTTCAATAATCTAGCTGAAATTGTTGGTAAATGCCAT GAGGGAGAAATTACCGAAAATGAAGTTTACGTTCCTCAAGCAAAACAAGaatcgtataacggtatacaaAATCAAGAAGTGCACGAGatgcaacaacaacagcagtGGAACACGACTCAAGCCGAATACAGAGAAGGTTCAACGTCGATGATGGAAGTAGCCACGACTGATACACAGTCAGAATGGCAGCCATTATCTCTACCACCGAATATACCAGATACATATGATCAAACTATGCAGTATACGAGAAACAACGAAGAATCTTGTCAATATCAACAACCTCAACAGCAAGATTATTGGACTCAAGACTCTTATTATCAAAGCAATTATGGAAGAAATGATAGTACCATCACGAATTGGCAACAATCGACATATTCTCCGGAACAAAGTGATATTGACAACTCTCAACAGCAAGAAAAATGGAACTATAAG ACGGAAAGAGAAGAACAAACACCTACCTTTGAA TCATCGCAACCGGCAATTTCGATGACACCGTCGATGAGAAAACAGTACGATCCATTGGAAGAATTGGATGCTCTCGAGACTCCGCAACCAGCCTCGAAACCTGCAGCTTCATCTAAAAAGGCATCAGAAAAACCAGTCGAAAAGAAATCTTCTAACAGCGGAGGTTCTTGGTTTGGCGGCCTCTTCAGCAAACTTGCTCCAAAACCAAGGAACCAGATGATTCTTCCGGATGACAGTAATCCGACG ATCGTTTGGGATCCGGTTGCTAAAAAATGGATGAATAAAGACGAAGACGGAGATAGTAATTCGGCTACAATAGCTCCCCCTCCGAAAGCTTCTGACATGGGATTTAGATCACCTGTGCCCGAACAAGCTTCTCAACCACCTCAATCATCTCAACCACCTTCGCAAGCAGATGACACCTCTgtgaacaaatttaaattacccAGAGGTAGAAGTATGCGTGCTAATTATATAGATGTAATGAATCCAGGTGGTTCAAAAAATAGCGCAGTACCTTCGAGTATACCAACCCCAGTAACATCTCCAATGGTACCTATGGCTACCTCATCACCTCAGTTATTTATCCCTGCTCCAG ttaaCGATCCAAGTGTTCCTGTAGACTTCTTAACTTCAATGGAAGCAACAGCAGCCGTACCTACGAACGTTCCTGAGAATACATCTCAAGGG TTCTCTCGATGGAGCTCAACCAGCTCGTTATCGCGAGAGGTGCAGAGCTACACTATGAGGGATCCGCGTTTTCTCCCACAGAACAAG aaaatgatGATCTTTAGGGACCAATGA